One genomic window of Musa acuminata AAA Group cultivar baxijiao unplaced genomic scaffold, Cavendish_Baxijiao_AAA HiC_scaffold_1137, whole genome shotgun sequence includes the following:
- the LOC135671014 gene encoding transcription factor PCL1-like, with protein MGEEAGDAYCDRISASGRGGGDEGRVVEWELGLPGGHHLVSLSQTLIPPELASAFRINPEPARTLLDVHRASQHTVSNLRRAAPSPAAAAALRYFHPFPSPAADDDDDDDDDDEDRPVAVEGDEHSRKAPRMDSASPSPAEEAESFAPPLENSNDDQSVRTLKRPRLVWTPQLHKRFVDVVAHLGIKNAVPKTIMQLMNVEGLTRENVASHLQKYRLYLKRMQGLSNEGPSSSDHLFTSTPVPQSLREQQLPMSVPYAMPTMIPMPVFGMAHPHAHGNPMVPVNNNQVGGAFHGFEGHHPHGDFGERPKDW; from the coding sequence ATGGGCGAAGAGGCTGGAGACGCCTACTGCGACCGGATCTCCGCCTCCggacgcggaggcggcgacgaggGTAGGGTCGTCGAGTGGGAGCTTGGCCTCCCCGGCGGACACCACCTCGTCTCACTGTCGCAGACTCTGATCCCGCCGGAGCTCGCCTCGGCCTTCCGGATCAACCCCGAGCCCGCCCGTACCCTTCTCGACGTCCACCGTGCCTCCCAGCACACCGTCTCCAACCTCCGCCGCGCTGCAccctcccccgccgccgccgctgctctccGATACTTCCACCCCTTCCCCTCGCCCGcagccgacgacgacgacgacgacgacgacgacgacgaagaccGCCCCGTGGCCGTCGAGGGCGACGAGCACTCGCGTAAGGCCCCGCGGATGGACTCCGCTTCCCCATCCCCCGCCGAGGAGGCCGAGTCCTTCGCCCCCCCGCTGGAGAACTCCAACGACGATCAATCCGTCCGGACCCTTAAGCGGCCGCGCCTCGTCTGGACGCCGCAGCTCCACAAGCGGTTCGTCGACGTGGTGGCGCACCTCGGCATCAAGAACGCCGTGCCGAAGACCATCATGCAGCTGATGAACGTGGAGGGGCTGACGAGGGAGAACGTGGCCAGCCATCTCCAAAAGTACAGGCTTTACCTGAAGAGGATGCAGGGGCTGTCGAACGAGGGGCCGTCGTCGTCCGACCATCTCTTTACCTCGACCCCGGTGCCGCAGAGCCTCCGCGAGCAGCAGTTGCCGATGTCCGTGCCCTACGCCATGCCCACCATGATTCCGATGCCGGTCTTCGGCATGGCTCATCCACATGCCCATGGAAATCCGATGGTACCGGTCAACAACAACCAGGTGGGCGGGGCTTTTCATGGATTCGAGGGGCATCATCCACATGGAGATTTTGGGGAGCGCCCAAAGGATTGGTGA
- the LOC103999794 gene encoding protein PLASTID TRANSCRIPTIONALLY ACTIVE 16, chloroplastic codes for MAPALTSNSFRIAPGGGRRRLCSTREHKSLKTVTAQARQNPFSFGKPQGDASSEEEAKGEGSANKANRFFIDFGKIPDAKSLVPVVTSPSTTLFASTRRKDPRTVFVAGATGQAGARISWALLRQGFSVRAGVPDLPSAQDLARVVSTYKIISPEESKRLNAVESSFSDAESIAKAIGLATKVVVTVGAAENGPSAEVTTDDALEVVRAAQLAGVGHVAVVYNSGSGGFSGQSTYNVLDGISSFFSNLFARSQPLTLGEFLSKVAELDVSYTLIKAAFTEDYSDESSYGLVVSEEGSTAGTASEFKVSKSQIAKLVADVFSDTSIAENKVVEVSTSPSATSKPTQELFGAIPEDGRRKAYAEAVAKAKAAEEAMRAAAKATEAEEAAKKLEEEVKKLSEKKTRATSLNKEAQRRVVEAGSSLDNLFIKAKGLGNDFSWDKLSTQVTAAVSQINNNDTEDMEEKKARTQIATVRGQAKARNLPSKKAVVKKPPQKPKPKQPDPTPEVKNIFGGLFKQETIYIDDD; via the exons ATGGCGCCTGCGCTCACCTCCAACTCCTTCCGCATCGCGCCTGGTGGTGGCCGCCGACGCCTCTGCTCGACGCGCGAGCACAAGTCCCTCAAGACGGTGACGGCCCAAGCCAGGCAGAACCCGTTCAGCTTCGGGAAGCCGCAAGGAGATGCTTCGTCGGAGGAGGAGGCGAAGGGGGAGGGATCTGCCAACAAAGCCAACCGTTTCttcatcgatttcggcaaaatccCCGACGCCAAGTCCCTCGTTCCGGTTGTGACCTCTCCGTCGACGACGCTGTTCGCCAGCACGAGGCGGAAAGACCCTCGCACGGTCTTCGTTGCCGGCGCCACGGGGCAAGCCGGCGCAAGGATTTCCTGGGCGCTCCTTCGCCAGGGTTTCAGCGTCAGGGCCGGCGTGCCTGATCTACCCTCCGCTCAGGATCTCGCCCGTGTCGTCTCAACGTACAAG ATCATCTCGCCGGAGGAGTCGAAGCGGTTGAACGCGGTGGAGTCGTCGTTCAGCGACGCCGAGTCGATCGCGAAGGCCATCGGCCTCGCCACCAAGGTGGTCGTCACGGTCGGCGCCGCGGAGAACGGACCGTCGGCCGAGGTCACCACCGACGACGCCCTCGAGGTCGTCCGCGCAGCCCAGCTCGCGGGCGTGGGCCACGTCGCTGTGGTTTACAACTCGGGGTCCGGTGGGTTCTCCGGCCAGTCCACCTACAACGTGCTCGACGGAATCAGCTCCTTCTTCTCCAACCTCTTTGCTCGGTCTCAGCCGCTGACGCTGGGGGAGTTCCTCTCCAAGGTGGCAGAGTTGGACGTGAGCTACACACTCATCAAGGCCGCCTTCACCGAGGACTACTCGGACGAGAGCTCATATGGATTGGTGGTATCAGAGGAAGGGAGCACCGCCGGAACAGCAAGTGAATTCAAG GTCTCGAAGTCGCAGATTGCCAAACTGGTGGCTGATGTATTCTCAGATACCTCTATTGCAGAGAATAAG GTTGTTGAAGTCTCCACCAGCCCATCAGCAACCTCAAAACCCACACAAGAACTTTTCGG TGCGATACCCGAAGATGGAAGAAGGAAAGCCTACGCCGAAGCCGTGGCGAAGGCAAAGGCAGCTGAGGAGGCAATGCGAGCTGCAGCGAAAGCTACCGAGGCTGAAGAGGCAGCGAAAAAGCTGGAAGAAGAGGTGAAGAAGCTGTCGGAGAAGAAAACCCGAGCCACCAGCCTCAACAAGGAAGCTCAGCGGCGAGTGGTGGAGGCAGGGTCTTCGCTTGACAACCTCTTCATTAAAGCCAAGGGACTCGGCAACGACTTCTCCTGGGACAAACTGAGCACTCAGGTAACAGCAGCGGTGTCTCAGATCAACAACAACGACACCGAGGATATGGAGGAGAAGAAAGCGAGGACGCAGATTGCCACCGTTAGAGGCCAAGCTaaggctcggaatttgccatccAAGAAGGCAGTAGTGAAGAAGCCTCCCCAGAAGCCAAAGCCCAAGCAGCCAGATCCCACGCCAGAGGTGAAGAACATCTTTGGTGGCCTCTTCAAGCAAGAAACAATCTACATCGATGATGATTGA
- the LOC135671006 gene encoding AT-hook motif nuclear-localized protein 23-like has product MGGVDTSSPSATSLRLPNSHLSLHRRDQVDNSNSSGSNNNNNNHSDDDANGENYSAGAVDMAEAGSAGGFGRRPRGRPPGSKNKPKPPVIITRESAAALRSHVFEVSSGADIMDAVAAFARRRQLGVAVLSASGAVTNVTLRQRGPQPGGTVVAIPGRFEILSLSGAFLPTPALSDATGLTLFMVGREGQVVGGSVVGELVASGPVMIIAAAFTNATYERLPLPDAELDAAAAPSTAEHGARSNGDGGGSLSEADPSSMSLFGLPPHLLHGGQHDVFGSWASTGRRPPPS; this is encoded by the coding sequence ATGGGAGGCGTCGACACCTCCTCTCCCTCAGCCACCTCCCTCCGTCTACCGAATTCCCACCTCAGCCTGCACCGCCGTGACCAAGTTGACAACTCCAACAGCAgcggcagcaacaacaacaacaacaaccactCCGACGACGACGCTAACGGCGAGAACTACTCCGCCGGCGCCGTCGACATGGCAGAAGCCGGATCCGCCGGCGGCTTCGGGAGGCGCCCACGCGGCCGGCCGCCCGGGTCAAAGAACAAGCCGAAGCCGCCCGTCATCATCACGCGCGAGAGCGCCGCCGCGCTGCGCTCCCACGTCTTCGAGGTATCTAGCGGCGCCGACATCATGGACGCCGTCGCGGCCTTCGCCCGCCGGCGCCAGCTGGGGGTCGCCGTCCTCAGCGCCAGCGGCGCGGTCACTAATGTGACGCTTCGGCAGCGGGGGCCTCAGCCGGGGGGCACCGTGGTGGCCATCCCCGGCCGGTTCGAGATCCTCTCCCTCTCGGGGGCTTTCCTCCCGACGCCGGCGCTTTCGGACGCCACCGGCCTGACGTTGTTCATGGTCGGAAGGGAGGGCCAGGTGGTTGGCGGGAGCGTGGTGGGGGAGCTGGTGGCGTCCGGCCCGGTGATGATAATAGCAGCCGCGTTCACCAACGCCACCTACGAGCGGCTGCCCCTTCCCGACGCCGAGCTGGATGCAGCAGCGGCGCCGTCGACGGCGGAGCACGGCGCAAGAAGCAATGGCGACGGTGGCGGCAGCTTGTCTGAGGCAGACCCATCGTCCATGTCGCTCTTCGGCCTTCCACCCCATCTTCTGCACGGTGGTCAGCACGATGTGTTCGGCTCCTGGGCTTCGACGGGTCGTCGTCCTCCACCGTCCTAA